A window of the Chitinispirillum alkaliphilum genome harbors these coding sequences:
- a CDS encoding type VI secretion system protein ImpG/VasA yields MIEKYYEEELRYLYQSGCEFAKAHPDRAPYLNIDSVGDRDPYVERLFEGFAFLAARIREKLDDSFPQLTEGLVNLLWPQFLQEIPSLTMMQFTPRKGFLQESRVLPARSEIVSGSVGEDGVVCKFTTTNSLVMNPISLRSVQRHTDKMNNETISFTFNLDSDVEWLNYDLKKIRLFLHAEFPVALMVHRALTTMVKHAEIKMGAEGEVFQINPKNAITPGGMDASEAVLPQMRRSFAGFNILREYFVYPEKFLFIDLNGIDSIPAPETTPDIITFTFTIKEPFPHDKQIRPDMFKLNCCPATNMFTKNVEPIIKTGKKSDYRVIADSSYSTSVRVHSLISVLGIDRVTGEKFTYEPMYTFRNIGNRRGKTYAFRSVQTPAGTREVDIMLSGSQLDNKQIREESLVIEAWCTNGNVPRDHIREGDINCPGRGFPDFVSASNITRPTLPFFPPSNHDLLWRFQAHMAATQISLASKDVLKKFLELYNWSAQEGRTRRIESITDVESEPVDAVYKGGVIRGVKFKITLEEQAFIDSGDLHLFGLVISRFLSQYVSINSFCKVEFILKPSGKIVKFNNVEGERCLI; encoded by the coding sequence ATGATTGAGAAATACTACGAAGAAGAATTGAGATATCTGTATCAATCGGGATGTGAATTCGCAAAAGCTCACCCTGACAGAGCTCCATATCTGAATATCGATTCAGTAGGGGACAGGGATCCATATGTAGAGAGATTGTTTGAAGGATTTGCTTTTTTAGCTGCAAGAATAAGGGAAAAATTGGATGATTCCTTTCCGCAGCTAACAGAAGGGCTTGTTAACCTTCTATGGCCTCAGTTTCTTCAGGAAATTCCATCTCTGACAATGATGCAGTTTACGCCTCGTAAGGGATTTCTCCAGGAGAGCCGGGTTCTGCCGGCACGTTCAGAAATTGTCTCAGGTTCTGTTGGGGAGGATGGTGTAGTGTGTAAATTTACTACAACAAACTCTCTGGTTATGAATCCAATATCGCTGAGATCCGTACAGCGCCATACTGATAAAATGAATAATGAGACAATCTCTTTTACGTTCAATCTGGATAGTGATGTTGAATGGTTAAATTATGATTTGAAAAAAATCCGTCTCTTTTTGCATGCGGAATTCCCTGTTGCACTGATGGTACATCGTGCATTAACAACGATGGTTAAGCATGCGGAGATTAAAATGGGAGCCGAAGGAGAGGTCTTTCAGATTAATCCCAAAAATGCAATCACACCGGGGGGAATGGACGCAAGTGAAGCTGTATTGCCGCAGATGCGCCGCAGTTTTGCAGGATTCAATATTCTCAGGGAATATTTTGTTTATCCTGAAAAGTTTTTGTTTATCGATCTCAATGGTATTGACTCAATCCCCGCACCTGAAACTACTCCGGATATCATCACTTTTACATTTACAATAAAGGAACCCTTCCCTCACGATAAACAGATTCGTCCTGATATGTTCAAATTAAATTGTTGCCCCGCAACAAATATGTTCACCAAAAATGTTGAACCTATCATTAAGACCGGGAAAAAATCTGATTACCGGGTAATCGCTGACTCCTCCTACTCTACCTCTGTTCGGGTGCATAGCTTAATAAGTGTTTTGGGAATAGATAGGGTGACCGGTGAAAAATTTACGTATGAACCGATGTATACATTCAGAAATATCGGAAATCGTCGTGGTAAAACATATGCCTTCAGGTCTGTTCAAACTCCGGCCGGTACACGGGAAGTGGATATCATGCTGAGTGGTTCTCAGTTGGACAACAAGCAAATCAGGGAAGAGAGCCTTGTAATAGAGGCTTGGTGTACAAACGGCAATGTGCCAAGGGATCACATCAGAGAGGGTGATATAAATTGTCCCGGACGTGGATTTCCTGATTTCGTGAGTGCCTCAAACATCACCCGCCCCACACTTCCATTTTTTCCGCCATCAAATCACGATCTGCTCTGGAGATTTCAGGCACATATGGCAGCCACCCAGATAAGTTTGGCGTCAAAAGATGTGCTGAAAAAATTTCTTGAGTTATACAACTGGTCTGCTCAGGAGGGCAGAACGCGGAGAATCGAATCAATAACGGATGTTGAAAGTGAGCCGGTTGATGCAGTGTACAAGGGGGGGGTAATAAGGGGTGTTAAATTTAAGATTACACTCGAAGAACAGGCATTTATAGATAGTGGGGATTTGCATCTGTTTGGTTTGGTGATATCAAGGTTTTTAAGTCAATATGTATCAATTAATTCTTTCTGTAAAGTTGAATTTATACTTAAACCATCCGGTAAAATTGTTAAATTCAATAATGTTGAGGGTGAACGGTGTCTGATCTGA
- a CDS encoding type VI secretion system lysozyme-related protein has translation MKQGLFESLTGEFHDGTPIDEVPESHRQLKSIMDHLTRIFNTRRGSIPHLVDYGLPDISELYRKLPEGMEELRAAIRKTIEKYEPRITNTKVLSLDSEERDARLIFILSAELRNGKQVRFQTTFSASEPSKIIPWKKPQ, from the coding sequence ATGAAACAGGGCCTGTTTGAAAGCTTGACAGGTGAGTTCCATGACGGAACTCCTATTGATGAAGTACCCGAGAGTCACAGACAACTTAAATCCATTATGGATCATCTGACAAGAATTTTTAATACCAGAAGAGGAAGTATACCACATCTGGTAGACTATGGGCTGCCGGATATTTCTGAACTATACAGAAAATTGCCTGAAGGTATGGAAGAGTTGCGGGCAGCAATCAGAAAAACTATTGAAAAATATGAACCTCGTATTACAAACACCAAAGTTCTATCACTTGATTCTGAAGAAAGGGATGCCCGATTAATTTTTATTTTGTCTGCAGAACTTAGGAATGGAAAACAAGTTCGGTTCCAGACAACTTTTTCAGCAAGTGAACCATCAAAAATTATACCTTGGAAAAAACCTCAGTAG